AACAAACCGTGGTTAAAGTTAAAGAGATTAACTTTAAAGCCGGAGTGGGTGATCATGATATCGAGTGAAGAGCAAAAAAATCGATTGAATGATTAAACGATGGATTCCATGTTAAGTTTACGATCAGAGCGTTTTCAAGAATGATCACTCGTGAAGAGTTAATCAAAGAAGTTTATGATAAGTTCTATCAGTTCATTCAAAATTATGCTGATGTGCAAAAACCATATACAAAGGTTTCACGCAATATGTATGAGGCGGTTTTTATTCCGACTAAGAATAAGAAGAAAGCTGAATTAAATCAACCAACTGGTCAAGAAAGTTAAGAAATTACTATGCCAAAAATGAAGACAAAAAGTGCTGCAGCTAAACGTTTTAAAACAACTAAAAGCGGGAAGATTAAGCGTAAGCAAGCTTACACTTCACACTTAGCACCAAATAAAACAACCAAGCAAAAACGCCACCTAAGAAAAGATGGCTTAGTGCACAAAACTGATTTCAAAAGAATTAAGCAATTAATTGCTAAATAAAGATAATTTTTAGGAGAAAACCAAGATGAGAGTTAAAGGCGGACCAACTACTAGAAGACGCAGAAAGAAATGATTAAACCAAGCCGAAGGAACATTTGGTACTCGTCATGCATCATATAAGGTTGCTAAGCAAACCGTTATTAAATCTGCAAAATACGCATTCAGAGACCGTAAGAATAAAAAACGTGAATTCAGAGCGCTTTGAATCCAGCGTCTAAATGGTGCCCTACGTGAGTTAGGGGTAACATATTCAGTGTTCATTAACCTTTTAAAGAAACAACAAATTACGATTAACCGTAAGATGTTATCTGAAATTGCGATCCACGATCATGAAGCTTTCAAAAAGTTAGTGAAAGAAGTTACAGGTAAATAGATCATATGCTTTTAGACCTTGAGAAGTTAATCGAAAAACAAGCAGAGCTTGATACTATCATCTTTAAAAAGACTAAAAGCTCTTATAAGAAAAACCAGAAGCAAAGAAGGTTATGACTTGCTGTGGAGATTGGTAACTTAGCAAAGCAGATCGAGGCATACAAGTTTTGAAAAAACGGACCCAAAGAAGATGATCATGCAATCTTAGAAGCTTGTGCTAACGTTTTACACCTATCATTAAGTTTTTTAATCCAGTTTAAAACTGAGATCGATCAAGATAAAAAAACCGAACTTAATTTTGTTTTTGATGTGAAACAACAAAAACAAAAACCCTCAAGTTTAATCGCTTCAAAGCGTTTTTTAGAACTATATGAACTTTGTTTATCAATGGAAGATTGATGATCATGTCAGAAGTTCATCGATGAACTATTAACTTTAATTAGTTTAATGCGTCTTAACTTTAATGATCTATTCAAAGAATACATTAGACAAAGTGCCAACATCTTAAAACGCATTGATGAAGATATTTGAAGCTAACCACTTTAAATATCTTTTTTATCTTATACGCCTTATTATTATATGGATCAAATCAAAAAAATTATCGATAATTTTAAACAGACAATCAGTTCAGTTGATAATCAAAAAGAACTGATTGTAACTAAAAACATCTTTGTTAAAAAACACGTCACCCCACTATTTCAACAACTACGTGAGTTAGAAGAATTAGCAGTTAAAAAAGCATTTGGAAAAGAATTAAACTTCTTACAAGAAGCGATTCAAGAGTTATTTGAAGAAAAAAACCAACAGTTAGTAATCAACTTAGATCAGAATCAAAAACCAGCTTATGATCTAATGATTCCAGCTTTAGATCTAGTTGATGGTTCAATTCATCCCTTAAATTTAGTGGTAAATCAGATCGTTGATTTTTTTAAGAAGTTTAACTTTACGATCGTCAATTACCCAGAATTAGTGACAACCAAACATTGTTTTGATGATCTAAATATCCCTTTAGATCATCCTGGTAGATCTAAAACAGACACGTTTTATGTAAGTGATAAGCAATTATTACGAACACA
The nucleotide sequence above comes from Mycoplasmoides gallisepticum. Encoded proteins:
- the rplT gene encoding 50S ribosomal protein L20, translating into MRVKGGPTTRRRRKKWLNQAEGTFGTRHASYKVAKQTVIKSAKYAFRDRKNKKREFRALWIQRLNGALRELGVTYSVFINLLKKQQITINRKMLSEIAIHDHEAFKKLVKEVTGK
- the infC gene encoding translation initiation factor IF-3; this translates as MNQDNNQRNRRPKPNLPPINKNIKFDSFTLIDENGTNLGVVTKEAALAMGDSKGLDVVVISNNPSTVIAKLMDYGKHVYEQKRKKRDSKKKQTVVKVKEINFKAGVGDHDIEWRAKKSIEWLNDGFHVKFTIRAFSRMITREELIKEVYDKFYQFIQNYADVQKPYTKVSRNMYEAVFIPTKNKKKAELNQPTGQES
- a CDS encoding dUTPase, whose product is MLLDLEKLIEKQAELDTIIFKKTKSSYKKNQKQRRLWLAVEIGNLAKQIEAYKFWKNGPKEDDHAILEACANVLHLSLSFLIQFKTEIDQDKKTELNFVFDVKQQKQKPSSLIASKRFLELYELCLSMEDWWSCQKFIDELLTLISLMRLNFNDLFKEYIRQSANILKRIDEDIWS
- the rpmI gene encoding 50S ribosomal protein L35, which gives rise to MPKMKTKSAAAKRFKTTKSGKIKRKQAYTSHLAPNKTTKQKRHLRKDGLVHKTDFKRIKQLIAK